In one Populus nigra chromosome 12, ddPopNigr1.1, whole genome shotgun sequence genomic region, the following are encoded:
- the LOC133668880 gene encoding histone acetyltransferase MCC1-like isoform X2, whose amino-acid sequence MANQNFSHHPTICYRPIQPSDLEVLERIHAEIFPIRYESEFFQSVVHERDIVSWAAVDRSRPNGHSDELIGFVTARIAMAKEAGIGDLLRYDPSKPDQTLVYILTLGVVETYRNLGIARSLIRQVIKYASSVPTCRAVYLHVISYNIPAIHLYKKMSFKCIRRLQGFYLINGQHYDSFLFVYYVNGGRSPCSPLELLLAVVSYVTSGLKSVAARIRKNEEKTAKWPKCKDTQSLISMQTKRNITTQCTGYECV is encoded by the exons ATGGCAAACCAAAACTTTTCTCATCATCCAACCATATGCTACAGACCTATACAACCTTCTGATTTGGAGGTATTAGAGCGAATCCATGCTGAGATATTTCCTATCAG GTACGAGTCAGAGTTTTTCCAAAGTGTTGTCCATGAACGTGATATTGTTTCTTGGGCTGCAGTCGACCGCAGCCGACCTAATGGTCACAGTGATGAACTTATTGGTTTTGTTACTGCACGGATTGCAATGGCAAAAGAAGCTGGG ATAGGAGATTTGCTCAGATATGACCCCTCAAAACCAGATCAAACATTAGTTTATATCCTGACGCTTGGAGTAGTAGAAACTTACAGAAATCTTGGTATAG CAAGGTCTCTTATTCGTCAGGTCATTAAATATGCTTCAAGTGTTCCAACATGCCGTGCAGTCTACCTGCATGTGATTTCTTACAACATTCCTGCCATTCATCTGTACAAAAAAATGTCCTTCAAGTGTATACGAAGGTTGCAAGGTTTTTATCTAATCAACGGCCAGCATTATGATTCATTCTTGTTTGTTTACTATGTAAATGGTGGTCGTTCTCCTTGCTCACCATT AGAGCTTCTTTTAGCTGTGGTGAGTTACGTGACAAGTGGTCTTAAGTCAGTAGCTGCAAGGATAAGGAAAAATGAAGAGAAGACAGCAAAATGGCCCAAATGTAAAGATACCCAATCTCTTATATCAATGCAAACCAAGAGAAACATCACAACCCAATGCACTGGTTATGAATGTGTGTAA
- the LOC133668880 gene encoding histone acetyltransferase MCC1-like isoform X3 has product MANQNFSHHPTICYRPIQPSDLEVLERIHAEIFPIRYESEFFQSVVHERDIVSWAAVDRSRPNGHSDELIGFVTARIAMAKEAGIGDLLRYDPSKPDQTLVYILTLGVVETYRNLGIARSLIRQVIKYASSVPTCRAVYLHVISYNIPAIHLYKKMSFKCIRRLQGFYLINGQHYDSFLFVYYVNGGRSPCSPLELLLAVVSYVTSGLKSVAARIRKNEEKTAKWPK; this is encoded by the exons ATGGCAAACCAAAACTTTTCTCATCATCCAACCATATGCTACAGACCTATACAACCTTCTGATTTGGAGGTATTAGAGCGAATCCATGCTGAGATATTTCCTATCAG GTACGAGTCAGAGTTTTTCCAAAGTGTTGTCCATGAACGTGATATTGTTTCTTGGGCTGCAGTCGACCGCAGCCGACCTAATGGTCACAGTGATGAACTTATTGGTTTTGTTACTGCACGGATTGCAATGGCAAAAGAAGCTGGG ATAGGAGATTTGCTCAGATATGACCCCTCAAAACCAGATCAAACATTAGTTTATATCCTGACGCTTGGAGTAGTAGAAACTTACAGAAATCTTGGTATAG CAAGGTCTCTTATTCGTCAGGTCATTAAATATGCTTCAAGTGTTCCAACATGCCGTGCAGTCTACCTGCATGTGATTTCTTACAACATTCCTGCCATTCATCTGTACAAAAAAATGTCCTTCAAGTGTATACGAAGGTTGCAAGGTTTTTATCTAATCAACGGCCAGCATTATGATTCATTCTTGTTTGTTTACTATGTAAATGGTGGTCGTTCTCCTTGCTCACCATT AGAGCTTCTTTTAGCTGTGGTGAGTTACGTGACAAGTGGTCTTAAGTCAGTAGCTGCAAGGATAAGGAAAAATGAAGAGAAGACAGCAAAATGGCCCAAAT GA
- the LOC133668880 gene encoding protein EXORDIUM-like 4 isoform X1 has protein sequence MVTDGIERQQILRMASSLPSGPLVLSLYLLLFPVCLATDSISITYHGGPLLTGNLNLALIWYGQFGRVHKNVIRAFVESLHYNAGANLQPQVSSWWNVVESYQEVAGKGSSPINVKVVKQVNDLKYSAGKVVTSEFIQKVLRKATGGDSNTIPVILTARDVQMQGLCFTKCSQHGMLGDHQQPYIVVGNPESECPGSCAWPFQKPDKGPLSITLNPPNGNLGVDAMVIAFARALVEAVTNPYKTGFFQDNSNNANKTVEAASACWGIFGSGAFDGYTGKVRVDPETGGGFNGHGSRGRKFLIPAVWNPKTKSCWTLL, from the exons ATGGTGACCGATGGAATAGAAAGGCAGCAAATCTTGAGAATGGCATCATCTCTCCCAAGTGGCCCTCTTGTTCTTTCTCTCTACTTGCTCCTCTTCCCTGTCTGTCTTGCTACCGATAGCATTTCCATAACCTACCATGGGGGCCCTCTCCTGACAGGAAACCTAAACCTAGCTCTTATTTGGTACGGTCAATTTGGGCGTGTCCATAAAAATGTCATTAGGGCCTTTGTTGAATCTCTACATTACAATGCGGGAGCCAACTTACAGCCACAAGTCTCGTCATGGTGGAATGTTGTTGAGAGCTACCAAGAGGTTGCCGGGAAGGGAAGCAGCCCTATCAACGTAAAAGTTGTGAAGCAAGTGAATGATCTAAAATATTCAGCAGGGAAAGTTGTTACTAGCGAATTTATTCAGAAAGTTTTGCGGAAGGCGACTGGTGGAGACTCCAACACCATCCCTGTTATTCTTACTGCTAGAGATGTTCAAATGCAGGGGCTGTGCTTCACAAAATGCTCACAACATGGAATGCttg GTGATCATCAGCAGCCATATATTGTGGTGGGCAATCCAGAAAGTGAATGCCCAGGGTCTTGTGCTTGGCCATTCCAAAAGCCAGACAAAGGGCCTCTATCTATAACATTGAACCCGCCAAATGGCAATTTGGGCGTGGATGCCATGGTTATCGCCTTCGCAAGGGCGTTGGTTGAAGCTGTGACCAACCCATATAAGACTGGATTTTTCCAGGACAACAGTAATAATGCCAACAAAACCGTGGAGGCCGCATCAGCTTGCTGGGGCATTTTCGGAAGCGGAGCATTCGATGGCTACACCGGAAAAGTACGTGTTGATCCAGAAACCGGAGGGGGTTTTAATGGCCATGGATCAAGGGGTAGGAAGTTCTTGATCCCTGCTGTCTGGAACCCTAAAACAAAGTCATGCTGGACCTTACTTTAG
- the LOC133669229 gene encoding THO complex subunit 7A-like encodes MLKGRKISGRGETVAANYAFGPHEDDVIIKHRLLTRTTTTRGEPPLKKLQKKFASFVSEIEKDEDNYNDCVKLSKAFIQELSTFEIPLLKSKAVIDSNVREKENFNELKDDINRQILQAQADIEDLKKQLEESKIERQHKEECEAIRKLIATQPPRSLMQKVITDLEKEIAALEAENTASSRLLELRKKQFVLLLHVVDELQNTIEEDEKNLIEEMRVATEEQKNGMEDAGGVSEAMAVD; translated from the exons ATGTTGAAAGGAAGAAAGATTTCTGGAAGAGGGGAAACAGTAGCGGCGAACTACGCATTCGGACCGCACGAAGATGATGtaattataaaacataggcTACTCACCCGCACTACCACTACAAGGGGTGAACCCCCGCTGAAGAAACTTCAGAAGAAGTTTGCTTCGTTTGTTTCCGAGATCGAGAAGGATGAAGATAATTACAATGACTGTGTCAAACTTTCTAAAGCTTTTATACAGGAGTTGTCTACTTTCGAGATTCCATTACTCAAGAGCAAAGCTGTTATTGATTCTAATGTAAGAGAGAAGGAGAATTTTAATGAGTTGAAGGATGACATAAATAGGCAGATTTTGCAGGCACAGGCTGATATTGAAGATTTAAAGAAGCAGCTTGAGGAGAGCAAAATTGAAAGGCAGCATAAGGAGGAATGTGAGGCGATAAGGAAATTGATCGCCACGCAGCCTCCAAGGTCACTTATGCAGAAGGTGATAACGGATTTAGAGAAAGAAATTGCTGCTTTGGAGGCAGAAAATACAGCCAGTTCTAGGTTACTGGAACTTCGAAAGAAACAATTCGTTCTCTTGTTGCATGTG GTGGATGAGTTGCAGAACACTATAGAGGAAGATGAGAAGAATTTGATTGAGGAGATGAGAGTGGCAACAGAGGAGCAGAAGAACGGAATGGAGGATGCTGGTGGGGTCTCGGAAGCCATGGCTGTTGATTAG
- the LOC133669639 gene encoding bark storage protein A-like gives MSSVNLVVMVVGLLVLAQQSFQMSLRNPVAETSNCKIDFTRLGLVLTSDTNEKALQDSGLFTPDAETPYVDIAGRRFHIGTLNARYIVYVKIGGNSVNAAIAVQILLNRFRIHGIIHFGSAGSLDKKSIVPGDVSVPLAVAFTGAWDWKKFGSAEGKLNFGEFNYPVNGENLLASVDYDTVKLFSKGHSPQDVFWFPSTTSWYSAATQVLQDLELRQCYDRACLPSKPKIVFGTNGSSSDSYIKNKAYGDFLHKVFNVSTADQESAAVAWTSLSNEKPFIVIRGASNVAGEANPGLSPAGYLASYNAFLAAAKFIESIPTPRLACE, from the exons ATGTCGAGCGTTAACTTGGTAGTGATGGTGGTTGGGCTGCTGGTTTTGGCTCAGCAGTCCTTCCAAATGAGTTTGAGAAACCCTGTTGCTGAGACAAGCAATTGCAAAATTGATTTCACTCGTTTAGGGCTTGTCTTAACTTCTGATACCAACGAAAAGGCCCTTCAAGACTCTGGTCTCTTCACACCTGATGCTGAAACGCCTTATGTTGACATTGCGGGGAGAAGGTTCCACATTGGGACACTTAATGCTCGTTATATTGTATATGTGAAGATCGGGGGAAATTCT GTAAATGCTGCCATTGCTGTGCAAATCCTCTTGAATAGATTCCGTATTCATGGAATTATTCACTTTGGTAGTGCTGGGAGCCTTGATAAAAAAAGTATAGTGCCAGGTGATGTTTCCGTGCCGCTTGCTGTTGCTTTCACAGGAGCTTGGGATTGGAAG AAATTCGGGTCAGCGGAAGGGAAGCTGAACTTTGGCGAGTTTAATTATCCAGTGAACGGAGAGAACTTGTTGGCTAGCGTAGACTATGATACAGTAAAATTGTTCTCTAAAGGACACTCACCGCAGGATGTTTTCTGGTTTCCCAGCACCACATCCTGGTATAGTGCTGCCACTCAAGTGCTTCAG GATTTGGAGTTGAGACAATGCTACGATAGAGCTTGCCTACCTTCCAAGCCTAAGATTGTGTTTGGAACTAACGGCTCTAGTTCTGAttcttacattaaaaataaagcaTATGGAGATTTCCTTCACAAAGTTTTTAACGTCTCAACTGCCGATCAAGAAAGCGCTGCTGTAGCTTGG ACATCTTTATCAAATGAAAAGCCATTCATTGTGATCCGAGGTGCTTCCAATGTAGCAGGTGAAGCAAATCCAGGATTATCGCCTGCTGGCTACTTGGCCTCCTACAATGCTTTCCTTGCCGCAGCCAAGTTCATTGAGTCAATTCCTACGCCACGTCTGGCTTGTGAGTGA